In Drosophila nasuta strain 15112-1781.00 chromosome 2R, ASM2355853v1, whole genome shotgun sequence, a single genomic region encodes these proteins:
- the LOC132784595 gene encoding putative defense protein 3: MASRYRNCNHRTAAKFLFLPLLLLQLLLGEVAGFPDGAPADTCVKQRANQPNHGKARSQPAHTNPFEVVASSQTFHPGQQVEVTIYPVHQDKTFRGFFLQARDANSNEWLGEWVQSENTKTIPECSAITHSDNRDKLGAKLIWKAPQNKRGNVYFTGTVLQDYGNFWSELVAKVQAEQ; this comes from the exons ATGGCATCTCGTTATAGGAATTGCAATCATCGGACAGCTGCCAAATTTCTATTCCTGccacttctgctgctgcagttgctgctgggCGAAGTTGCAGGCTTTCCGGATGGCGCGCCAGCGGATACGTGTGTAAAGCAGAGGGCGAATCAGCCTAATCATGGCAAGGCGCGCTCACAGCCGGCGCATACAAATCCGTTCGAAGTGGTCGCCAGCTCGCAGACGTTTCATCCGGGGCAACAAGTGGAGGTGACCATTTATCCCGTGCATCAGGATAAGACATTCCGTGGCTTCTTTCTGCAGGCGCGTGATGCCAATTCAAATGAATGGCTCGGCGAATGGGTGCAGAGTGAGAATACGAAAACGATACCAGAGTGCTCGGCCATAACGCACTCGGATAATCGTGATAAGCTGGGTGCAAAGCTAATATGGAAGGCGCCGCAGAATAAGCGTGGCAATGTCTACTTTAC CGGCACTGTGCTACAAGATTACGGCAATTTCTGGAGCGAACTCGTCGCCAAAGTGCAAGCGGAGCAATAA
- the LOC132784591 gene encoding probable phosphoserine aminotransferase, protein MVINFAAGPAKLPEEVLQEVQKNLINCNGSGISVMEMSHRSSNYAKIHDLAIADLRELLNIPKNYKVLLMQGGGTGQFAAVAMNLIGSTGTADYVITGSWSSKAAKEAAQYGKVNAVLPKFAKYVDVPRQTEWKLDPNASYVYYCDNETVEGVEFDFIPEVGNVPLACDMSSNFLSRPFDVSKFGLIFAGAQKNIGPAGVTIIIVREDLIGKHLKLTPSVLNFELMDKNNSLLNTPPTFGIYVMGLVLQWIKRNGGVAGMSQLADAKSKLIYDIIDNSNGFYYCPVESRVRSHMNVPFRIGSAAGNDALEKEFLAKAEAEGMIQLKGHRSVGGIRASIYNAVTLVETQKLAKLMLAFYENNKN, encoded by the exons ATGGTTATCAATTTTGCAGCCGGCCCAGCCAAATTGCCTGAAGAG gTGCTTCAAGAAGTGCAGAAAAATCTTATCAACTGCAATGGCAGTGGCATCTCTGTAATGGAAATGTCGCATCGTTCCAGTAATTATGCTAAAATACACGATTTGGCTATCGCCGATCTGCGCGAATTATTGAACATTCCAAAGAATTACAAAGTGCTGCTGATGCAGGGCGGCGGCACAGGACAATTTGCAGCGGTTGCCATGAATCTGATTGGCAGCACTGGCACAGCCGATTACGTCATCACCGGCTCTTGGTCTTCGAAGGCAGCCAAGGAAGCCGCACAGTATGGCAAAGTGAATGCAGTGCTGCCAAAGTTCGCTAAATACGTCGATGTGCCACGGCAAACGGAGTGGAAATTGGATCCGAATGCTTCATATGTCTATTATTGTGATAACGAGACTGTTGAAGGTGTCGAGTTCGATTTTATACCGGAAGTGGGCAATGTGCCGTTGGCTTGTGACATGTCGTCCAACTTTCTGTCGCGCCCCTTCGATGTGAGCAAGTTTGGCCTAATCTTTGCCGGTGCCCAGAAAAACATTGGACCAGCGGGCGTTACCATCATCATTGTGCGTGAGGATCTGATTGGcaagcatttgaaattgacGCCATCGGTGCTGAACTTCGAGTTGATGGACAAGAACAACTCGCTGCTGAATACACCACCTACATTTGG caTTTATGTCATGGGCCTGGTTCTTCAATGGATCAAACGGAATGGCGGTGTTGCCGGCATGTCTCAGCTGGCCGATGCCAAGTCCAAGCTTATATACGATATTATCGATAACTCCAATGGCTTCTACTATTGCCCGGTGGAGTCTCGTGTCCGTTCCCACATGAATGTGCCTTTCCGCATTGGCAGCGCTGCCGGCAACGATGCGCTGGAAAAGGAATTTTTGGCCAAGGCTGAGGCGGAGGGCATGATACAACTGAAAGGACATCGTTCGGTTGGCGGCATTCGTGCTTCAATCTACAACGCTGTCACGCTGGTGGAGACACAAAAGCTGGCCAAGCTAATGCTAGCATTTTACgagaataataaaaactaa
- the LOC132784594 gene encoding guanosine-3',5'-bis(diphosphate) 3'-pyrophosphohydrolase MESH1 isoform X2 translates to MTSARFMKCLQYAAQQHRNQRRKDPQETPYINHPINVSTILATEAGIDDEAVLMAALLHDVVEDTDATFADLERLFGDDITGLVREVTDDKSLEKMERKRLQIVNAPKASRRAKLIKLADKLDNLRDLQVNTPTGWTEERREAYFVWAQRVVDGLRGTNAALEEQLDHIFRQRQLLD, encoded by the exons atgaCATCTGCTCGATTTATGAAGTGCCTGCAGTATGCTGCCCAGCAACACAGAAATCAACGACGCAAGGATCCACAAGAGACACCATACATCAACCATCCCATTAATGTGAGCACCATTCTGGCCACCGAGGCGGGAATTGATGATGAGGCTGTGTTAATGGCCGCATTACTGCACGATGTGGTCGAGGACACAGACGCCACATTCGCTGACTTAGAGCGACTGTTTGGCGACGATATCACTGGCTTGGTGCGCGAGGTGACCGATGACAAATCGCTGGAGAAGATGGAACGCAAGAGATTGCAAATTGTGAATGCACCCAAAGCCAGTCGACGAGCGAAGCTTATCAAACTGGCCGATAAGCTGGATAATTTGCGAGATCTACAAGTGAATACGCCAACGGGGTGGACGGAG gAGCGACGAGAAGCGTATTTTGTTTGGGCCCAACGTGTTGTGGACGGTTTGCGTGGCACGAATGCTGCTCTAGAGGAGCAGCTTGATCATATCTTTCGCCAGCGGCAGCTATTGGACTAA
- the LOC132784594 gene encoding guanosine-3',5'-bis(diphosphate) 3'-pyrophosphohydrolase MESH1 isoform X1: MTSARFMKCLQYAAQQHRNQRRKDPQETPYINHPINVSTILATEAGIDDEAVLMAALLHDVVEDTDATFADLERLFGDDITGLVREVTDDKSLEKMERKRLQIVNAPKASRRAKLIKLADKLDNLRDLQVNTPTGWTENLQLQERREAYFVWAQRVVDGLRGTNAALEEQLDHIFRQRQLLD, from the exons atgaCATCTGCTCGATTTATGAAGTGCCTGCAGTATGCTGCCCAGCAACACAGAAATCAACGACGCAAGGATCCACAAGAGACACCATACATCAACCATCCCATTAATGTGAGCACCATTCTGGCCACCGAGGCGGGAATTGATGATGAGGCTGTGTTAATGGCCGCATTACTGCACGATGTGGTCGAGGACACAGACGCCACATTCGCTGACTTAGAGCGACTGTTTGGCGACGATATCACTGGCTTGGTGCGCGAGGTGACCGATGACAAATCGCTGGAGAAGATGGAACGCAAGAGATTGCAAATTGTGAATGCACCCAAAGCCAGTCGACGAGCGAAGCTTATCAAACTGGCCGATAAGCTGGATAATTTGCGAGATCTACAAGTGAATACGCCAACGGGGTGGACGGAG aatttgcaattgcaggAGCGACGAGAAGCGTATTTTGTTTGGGCCCAACGTGTTGTGGACGGTTTGCGTGGCACGAATGCTGCTCTAGAGGAGCAGCTTGATCATATCTTTCGCCAGCGGCAGCTATTGGACTAA
- the LOC132786943 gene encoding cytochrome c1, heme protein, mitochondrial, with amino-acid sequence MRTNMASKFLSVVGSKLLKSTPSALNWTSMRRSGSTKAGTWFRARPKLLAFGALAGTAGLLLYALDASVEASDDCVHPPKQNWDHNGLLSALDMEGVRRGYKVYKEVCASCHSLQYIAYRNLVDVCMTEAEAKAEAEAITVKDGPDEQGNYFERPGKLSDYMPAAYDNEEAARAANNGAYPPDLSYIVAARKGGEDYIFALLTGYCEPPAGFALREGLYYNPYFSGGAIAMGQLIDNEVVTYDDAEIAPTSSQIAKDVVTFLKWTSEPDGDQRKRLLVKVVMISAFLVGISYYIKRFKWSSLKSRKIMFVPEINEQSKSNGEGKNCPK; translated from the coding sequence ATGCGTACAAATATGGCGAGTAAGTTTCTTAGTGTTGTTGGCTCCAAGCTACTCAAATCCACACCGAGTGCGCTCAACTGGACATCAATGCGACGCAGTGGCTCCACTAAAGCCGGAACCTGGTTTAGAGCACGCCCCAAACTTTTGGCCTTTGGAGCTTTGGCTGGCACTGCGGGATTGCTGTTGTACGCTTTGGATGCCAGCGTTGAGGCCTCGGATGATTGTGTGCATCCACCCAAGCAGAACTGGGATCATAATGGCTTACTCTCAGCCCTGGACATGGAGGGCGTGCGTCGTGGCTACAAGGTGTACAAGGAAGTGTGCGCCTCGTGTCATTCGCTGCAATACATTGCCTATCGCAATCTCGTGGATGTCTGCATGACCGAAGCGGAGGCCAAGGCGGAGGCCGAAGCAATCACTGTGAAGGATGGGCCCGATGAACAAGGCAATTATTTCGAACGTCCTGGCAAACTGTCCGATTATATGCCGGCTGCATATGATAACGAAGAAGCTGCTCGGGCCGCCAATAATGGAGCTTATCCGCCGGATCTGAGCTATATTGTTGCCGCTCGTAAGGGAGGCGAGGATTACATATTCGCCCTGTTGACTGGATATTGCGAGCCACCAGCTGGATTTGCCCTGCGCGAGGGTCTCTACTATAATCCGTACTTTTCGGGAGGTGCCATTGCAATGGGTCAGTTGATCGATAATGAGGTGGTTACCTACGATGATGCCGAGATCGCTCCGACGAGCAGTCAAATTGCCAAGGACGTGGTGACTTTTCTCAAGTGGACATCGGAGCCGGATGGGGATCAGCGTAAGCGACTACTGGTCAAAGTGGTTATGATTTCGGCCTTTTTGGTAGGCATCAGCTACTACATCAAGCGCTTTAAGTGGTCATCGTTGAAGTCACGCAAAATCATGTTTGTGCCAGAGATAAATGAGCAGAGCAAGTCAAATGGCGAAGGGAAGAATTGTCCAAAATAA